A region from the Corticium candelabrum chromosome 14, ooCorCand1.1, whole genome shotgun sequence genome encodes:
- the LOC134189935 gene encoding uncharacterized protein LOC134189935, producing the protein MSLSKAASCNRTVVFIGRTGSGKSTCANTLAGNFGLFKESDGSVSETKIVEAKTIRVDRYGKKCNLKIVDTIGIGDTKLSPDEVLQRLAAACNECKEGINAVLFVTGGRFTEEEADAWDVMWQVLFGEEVLEHTAIVRTNFLKFQDQKAVGIDKKKLKEEGGSAASRILPYVRYFLYVDNPPEQYGGKEVRECSKEILLKHLIVNCEKVFQPPVMREVKQKISEHARAHQEAIDKQVQLKAELKEARDQVERLRIQAEVDKASKEKDEAGKAMAREMEAIIDRKARERGVASRILGSVGGAIDKTAGFMVNTAKKACSVM; encoded by the coding sequence ATGTCTCTATCAAAAGCTGCGTCTTGCAACCGGACTGTAGTCTTCATCGGCAGAACTGGATCGGGAAAATCGACATGCGCAAACACTTTAGCAGGCAATTTTGGCTTATTCAAAGAAAGCGACGGGTCTGTGAGCGAGACGAAGATCGTGGAAGCCAAAACAATCCGTGTCGATCGATACGGGAAAAAATGTAActtgaagattgttgacacgATTGGCATCGGTGACACTAAACTGTCGCCTGACGAAGTCTTGCAGCGACTCGCGGCCGCTTGCAACGAGTGCAAAGAAGGAATCAATGCCGTACTTTTTGTCACAGGCGGACGCTTCaccgaagaagaagcagatgCTTGGGACGTTATGTGGCAAGTTCTGTTCGGGGAAGAAGTTCTAGAGCACACCGCTATCGTGCGAACAAACTTCCTCAAGTTTCAAGATCAGAAGGCAGTCGGAATCGACAAGAAGAAGTTGAAAGAGGAGGGAGGCTCGGCTGCAAGCAGAATCTTGCCTTACGTCAGGTACTTTCTATATGTTGACAATCCGCCTGAACAGTACGGAGGAAAAGAAGTTCGCGAGTGTTCAAAGGAGATCTTACTTAAGCATTTGATCGTGAACTGTGAGAAGGTTTTTCAACCGCCAGTGATGCGTGAGGtcaaacaaaaaatttctGAGCACGCAAGGGCACATCAGGaagcaatagacaaacaagtacagcTGAAAGCTGAGTTAAAGGAAGCTCGCGATCAAGTGGAACGACTCCGCATTCAAGCAGAAGTAGACAAAGCTAGCAAGGAGAAGGACGAGGCAGGCAAAGCAATGGCGCGAGAGATGGAAGCTATCATCGACCGAAAGGCGCGAGAGAGAGGTGTGGCATCACGAATTCTAGGATCTGTAGGTGGGGCGATTGACAAAACAGCTGGATTCATGGTCAATACCGCCAAAAAGGCTTGCTCTGTAATGTGA
- the LOC134189937 gene encoding plexin-A1-like, with the protein MKRERTKKNTQVMMMMQVALRRLMLPLVALLCFSSAASHPTFSGNKRIEKIVVHPQTGDVYVAAVNRIYLLSDSLVKQQEHVTGPKHSDGRCFPKAWNVPPENICDDSKALTDFHNQLFLLNETSSVSSDTLVVCGSVVSGECNFYSAENVSSILISAVEVLSKSSTVHVPVLVGTEATLSTAAVIATAHGDSALYVATYRERSSLQLVTKPVMNVVSLERSDLLKQLGSLDFTQWIGMGIESRPRQSFTSGQFVYFTSYQEDRTNTRAYRTVLSRICKDDSGLGSSSSTLYGYMEATIKCQNSSHSFSFLTSQTIFNPGKALQTALNLSSSEDLLIALFAETYDKNTDILNGDFAVCIYKMADIEQKFKETQDKCRKGDSSIMKGFERDGTNTESCTDLTAIWNEQSCSPPDGTSVLLEVGSVILSQPAFIKRTFEITSVAVAVVGKSTVAFFGTANGHLLKMILPDLTTVTEISNTLLTELTTSTEIHSLAFSLDNKYLFAVSESEVVKVPVETCSSLKSCDQCVASNDPFCGFCVLENKFVSL; encoded by the exons ATGAAGAGAGAAAGGACCAAGAAAAATACGCAG gttatgatgatgatgcaagtAGCGTTGCGTCGACTGATGCTTCCGCTCGTCGCGCTACTTTGCTTTTCGTCTGCCGCTTCGCATCCTACCTTTTCTGGAAATAAAAGAATCGAGAAAATAGTTGTGCATCCACAGACTGGAGATGTCTATGTAGCAGCAGTGAACAGGATCTACCTTCTATCGGACTCGCTGGTGAAGCAACAAGAACATGTGACTGGGCCAAAGCACAGCGATGGGAGATGCTTTCCTAAGGCATGGAATGTTCCTCCCGAGAATATCTGCGATGATTCTAAGGCCCTAACTGATTTTCACAATCAGTTGTTTCTTCTCAATGAGACAAGCTCCGTGTCTTCTGACACACTCGTTGTTTGCGGTAGTGTAGTAAGTGGAGAGTGCAACTTCTATTCTGCGGAGAATGTTTCGTCTATTTTGATTTCAGCAGTGGAAGTATTGAGTAAATCGTCTACTGTACACGTTCCTGTTCTTGTTGGTACGGAGGCAACGTTGAGCACAGCTGCAGTAATTGCTACTGCTCATGGTGATTCTGCTCTCTATGTTGCAACCTATAGAGAGCGTTCTTCACTACAGCTTGTCACCAAACCAGTCATGAATGTTGTGAGTCTAGAGAGGAGTGATTTGTTGAAGCAACTAGGCTCTCTCGATTTTACTCAATGGATTGGCATGGGTATAGAATCTCGTCCTCGACAGAGCTTCACAAGTGGACAGTTTGTTTACTTTACATCGTATCAAGAGGATAGGACCAATACTCGTGCCTACCGAACTGTTTTGTCTCGAATCTGTAAAGATGATTCTGGTCTAGGGAGTAGCTCTTCTACATTATATGGTTATATGGAAGCTACGATCAAATGTCAAAATAGCTCACACTCGTTTAGTTTTCTTACGTCTCAGACAATATTCAACCCAGGAAAAGCTTTACAGACAGCTTTGAATTTGAGCAGCTCTGAAGATCTTCTTATTGCTTTGTTTGCAGAAACTTACGATAAGAATACTGACATACTGAATGGTGATTTTGCTGTCTGCATATACAAAATGGCAGATATTGAACAGAAATTTAAAGAAACACAAGATAAATGTAGAAAAGGAGATAGCTCAATAATGAAAGGATTTGAAAGAGACGGAACAAACACTGAATCATGCACAGATCTTACTGCTATATGGAATGAACAGTCATGCTCACCACCAGACGGTACATCAGTCTTGTTGGAAGTTGGCAGTGTTATTTTGTCTCAACCAGCTTTTATCAAGAGAACATTTGAGATCACAAGTGTTGCTGTCGCTGTTGTTGGGAAATCTACTGTTGCATTTTTTGGAACTGCTAATGGTCACCTTTTAAAG ATGATACTGCCAGATCTCACAACAGTAACTGAAATAAGTAATACACTTCTTACAGAGCTGACAACATCTACAGAAATTCATTCACTTGCTTTCAGTCTTGACAACAAGTATCTGTTTGCTGTGTCAGAATCAGAG GTTGTGAAAGTTCCTGTAGAAACATGCTCATCACTTAAATCTTGTGACCAATGTGTTGCTAGCAATGATCCATTTTGCGGTTTCTGTGTGTTGGAGAACAAGTTTGTCTCATTATAA